From the Neoarius graeffei isolate fNeoGra1 chromosome 1, fNeoGra1.pri, whole genome shotgun sequence genome, one window contains:
- the aldh9a1b gene encoding 4-trimethylaminobutyraldehyde dehydrogenase B — MRVLSSVLRLSPRLHVSVLPLNRAASSGTMDIREPLNFWAGKRVSIEGEIASEPVYEPATGRVLCQLQPCRAAQVDEAINSACSAFTHWSKMAGMERAGIMLEAARLIQKRREEIAEVEVVDNGKSITEARLDVDSARLCIEYFAGLATAMAGQHVQLAGGSFAYTRREPLGVCVGIGAWNYPFQIVAWKSAPALACGNSMVFKPSPVTPVSAVLLAEIYTQAGVPDGLFNVVQGAQETGALLCQHPAIAKVSFTGSVQTGKKIMEMASKGVKPVTLELGGKSPLIIFEDCNLENAIRGALMANFLSQGQVCSNGTRVFVHRPILAQFLEEVVRRTKAIRIGDPLLEETRMGALVSREHLHKVLGYVEQAKREGARVLCGGELFTPADPKLKHGYYMTPCVLDSCTDDMTCVREEIFGPVMSVLTFDTEEEVLRRANDTTMGLAAGVFTKDIQRAHRVIENLQAGSCFINNYNITPVEVPFGGYKTSGIGRENGQVTIEYYSQLKTVVVEMGDVDSLF; from the exons ATGCGTGTGCTCAGCTCCGTGCTGCGTCTGTCCCCGCGGCTCCATGTCTCTGTCCTCCCCCTGAACAGGGCGGCTTCATCAGGGACCATGGACATCAGAGAGCCGCTAAACTTCTGGGccggaaaacgagtcagcatcgaGGGTGAGATTGCATCAGAGCCGGTCTACGAGCCTGCAACAG gacgtgTGTTATGCCAGCTGCAGCCTTGCCGAGCGGCGCAGGTGGACGAGGCCATAAACAGCGCCTGCTCTGCTTTCACACACTGGAGTAAGATGGCAGGAATGGAACGAGCCGGGATCATGCTAGAGGCAGCACGACTCATCCAG aaaagaagagaagagatCGCCGAGGTGGAGGTGGTCGACAACGGAAAGTCGATCACCGAGGCGCGGCTGGACGTGGACTCAGCCCGGCTGTGTATCGAGTACTTTGCAGGTCTCGCTACAGCTATGGCAG GGCAACATGTGCAGCTAGCAGGAGGATCATTTGCTTACACACGCCGGGAGCCGTTGGGAGTGTGTGTGGGAATCGGAGCCTGGAATTACCCGTTCCAGATTGTAGCATGGAAATCGGCTCCGGCGCTCGCCTGTG GGAATTCGATGGTGTTCAAGCCGTCCCCAGTGACCCCAGTGAGTGCGGTGCTGCTGGCTGAGATCTACACACAGGCTGGCGTTCCTGATGGTTTGTTTAATGTAGTGCAGGGTGCTCAGGAGACGGGTGCTCTGCTGTGCCAACACCCTGCCATCGCCAAGGTCTCCTTCACCGGGAGCGTGCAAACCGGCAAGAAG ATAATGGAAATGGCGTCCAAAGGCGTGAAGCCGGTGACCCTGGAGCTCGGTGGCAAATCTCCACTGATCATCTTTGAGGACTGTAACCTCGAGAACGCAATCAGGGGAGCACTTATGGCCAACTTTCTTTCTCAAGGCCAG GTGTGCAGTAACGGGACGCGGGTGTTTGTGCACAGACCGATCCTCGCCCAGTTTTTGGAGGAGGTGGTGAGGAGAACCAAAGCGATCCGGATCGGAGATCCCCTGCTGGAGGAGACGCGTATGGGGGCGCTAGTCAGCCGTGAGCACTTGCACAAAGTGCTGGGATACGTAGAGCAGGCCAAGAGGGAG GGGGCCCGAGTGCTTTGTGGAGGTGAGCTGTTCACGCCGGCTGACCCTAAACTGAAACATGGATATTATATGACTCCTTGTGTACTTG ACAGCTGCACAGACGACATGACGTGCGTCAGAGAGGAAATCTTCGGGCCTGTGATGTCGGTGTTGACCTTCGACACTGAGGAAGAAGTTCTTCGCAGGGCTAATGATACCACCATGGGCCTGGCTGCTGGAGTTTTCACCAA AGATATTCAGAGAGCACATCGTGTGATCGAGAACCTGCAGGCTGGTTCCTGTTTCATCAACAACTACAACATCACACCTGTGGAGGTGCCGTTTGGAGGCTATAAAACTTCAG GTATAGGAAGAGAAAACGGTCAGGTGACCATTGAGTACTACTCTCAGCTCAAGACTGTGGTGGTTGAAATGGGAGACGTGGACAGTCTCTTTTAA